GTTGGCGCGACCGTCCTGCAACGCCTTGTCCACCACGGGCGAGCGGTAGGAGCCGGGGTTGAAGAAGCCCTGGCCGGCGAAGGCGGAGCCGAAGAGCTTGTAGGAGACGAAGTCCGGGTCGTACGGCGTGCCGTAGCCCATGACGAGCGCGTCGCTCTTCATCCGGGGGGTGATCGCGTCCCAGGTCAGACCCTCGGGAGTGATCTTGATGCCGACCTTCTTCGCGTCGGCGGTCACCGCGAGGGCGAGTTCCTTGCGGAGGCTGTCCGTGGCCGGGTACATAAGGGCGAACGCCGCCTGCCGGCCGTCGCGGACGCGGATTCCGTCCGGGCCCGGCTTCCAGCCGGCGGCGTCGAGGGCGGCGGTCGCGGCGGCCGGGTCGGCGGCGGGCTTGCCGGCGATCGACGGCTCGGCGAACTCCGACGTCGGCGGGACCGGCCCGAACGCGGGCTCGCCCGCCCCGCCGAGCAGCCCGGTGACCATCGCCGCGCGGTCCACCGCCGCGTTCAGCGCCTGCCGCACCGCGAGGTCGGCGGTGACCGGGTTGCCCATCGGCAGCATCACACCCCGGTAGTCGGCGGTGGGCACCCGCTGCACCCGGTAGCCGGCCTGCCCGTCGAAGCCGGTGGTCAGCTTCGGCGCCAGCTCCGCCACGTCGAACTCCCCCGCCCGCATCCGCTGCGCGCGTACGTTGTCGTCGGCGACGAACGCCACCACCACGCCGCCGTTGGCGGGCTTGCCGCCCCAGTAGCTCTCGTTGGCCGCGAGCACGAGCCGGTCGCCCGGGGTCCACGACGTCACCCGGTACGGGCCGGTGCCCACCGGCTTGCGGTTGAACTCGGCCTTGTTGATGTCCTGCCCGGCCAGCGCCTTGGCCGGCACGATCCCGAGGGCCAGCCGCTGCGGGAAGGGCGCGTAGGCGTACTTGAGGGTGAACACCACGGTCGACGGGTC
The nucleotide sequence above comes from Micromonospora sp. M71_S20. Encoded proteins:
- a CDS encoding ABC transporter substrate-binding protein codes for the protein MGTPVSKRVAAVAVAGVLAVAGCSSPATTSTGAAGAGTLVVATAGEPDALNPVLNYGVDGGSLIFDGLVARDARNELMPALARELPTVSADGRTVTAKLRDGVLFHDGSPFTAQDVVFTYQAVLDPKVDSTLRSDLDMLASVTAPDPSTVVFTLKYAYAPFPQRLALGIVPAKALAGQDINKAEFNRKPVGTGPYRVTSWTPGDRLVLAANESYWGGKPANGGVVVAFVADDNVRAQRMRAGEFDVAELAPKLTTGFDGQAGYRVQRVPTADYRGVMLPMGNPVTADLAVRQALNAAVDRAAMVTGLLGGAGEPAFGPVPPTSEFAEPSIAGKPAADPAAATAALDAAGWKPGPDGIRVRDGRQAAFALMYPATDSLRKELALAVTADAKKVGIKITPEGLTWDAITPRMKSDALVMGYGTPYDPDFVSYKLFGSAFAGQGFFNPGSYRSPVVDKALQDGRANADPAARKAAYATFQKQLATDMPWVFLTYLQHTYVVKDAVAGVTPRVEPHEHDVANSLWWNIHTWTRKS